A genome region from Glycine max cultivar Williams 82 chromosome 5, Glycine_max_v4.0, whole genome shotgun sequence includes the following:
- the LOC102662885 gene encoding protein PHYTOCHROME KINASE SUBSTRATE 4: MKSNELRAVDHDPITSELSTFGAHKYFNQGTINDTNIQKVTINSNSRVSPLLNMDTEQKHNQEQGDITKWSFSHSSSSSVGGIGNGNHNNNNYNAHSFHVATPTPPPSSSKSTLNNKAGLLLHHPQTSKISVKPPQTSSNLTKKLKTSLSKPIWLLRRKCPCKDKKSVQVKVNINTNKNKNRNTPKPRTPPPQPKTLSHNQIHKDSLNHKAPPPPPSSNKKVKAQRLFQFQPSMNQLRKTSSEGFTFPLFLATNSTNPTKPHHQVHLNVVHEEEDATPRESLHMFQPPSPPKSRAMDDDAASDASSDLFEIESFSTQTTTLPYPIITPSIARCHESTDHEFFFANDSGSSLWRRRLRDTEVLPPL, from the coding sequence ATGAAGTCTAATGAACTTAGAGCTGTAGACCATGATCCTATTACCTCTGAGCTTAGCACTTTTGGTGCACACAAGTACTTTAACCAAGGGACCATCAATGACACCAACATCCAAAAAGTGACCATCAACAGCAACAGCAGAGTCTCTCCCCTGCTCAACATGGACACagaacaaaaacacaatcaagAGCAAGGTGACATCACAAAATGGTCATTCTCccattcttcttcatcatcagttGGTGGTATTGGTAATGGtaaccacaacaacaacaactacaaTGCTCATTCATTCCATGTTGCAACTCCAACACCACCACCCTCTTCTTCCAAATCCACTTTAAACAACAAAGCTGGTTTGTTATTGCATCACCCTCAAACAAGTAAAATATCAGTTAAGCCTCCTCAAACCTCCTCCAATCTCACAAAGAAACTCAAAACATCCTTGTCAAAACCCATTTGGCTTTTGAGAAGAAAATGCCCCTGTAAAGATAAAAAGTCAGTGCAAGTCAAAGTAAAcataaacacaaacaaaaacaaaaatagaaacaccCCCAAACCCCGAACTCCACCCCCACAACCCAAAACCCTCTCACACAACCAAATCCACAAAGATTCCTTGAATCACAaggcaccaccaccaccaccatcatccaacaagaaagtgaaggctCAAAGGTTGTTCCAATTCCAACCATCCATGAACCAACTTAGAAAGACCTCAAGTGAAGGCTTCACTTTCCCTTTGTTCTTGGCAACAAACTCCACCAACCCCACAAAACCTCATCATCAGGTTCATCTCAACGTGGTTCATGAAGAAGAGGACGCAACCCCACGTGAGTCCTTGCACATGTTCCAACCTCCAAGCCCCCCCAAGTCACGTGCCATGGATGATGATGCAGCTAGTGATGCAAGTTCTGATCTTTTTGAGATTGAAAGCTTCTCCACTCAAACTACTACACTTCCATACCCCATTATCACACCCTCCATTGCTCGGTGCCATGAATCCACCGATCACGAGTTCTTCTTCGCCAACGACTCCGGCAGCAGCCTGTGGCGGCGGCGACTGAGGGATACGGAGGTGCTGCCACCACTTTAA